One Vicia villosa cultivar HV-30 ecotype Madison, WI unplaced genomic scaffold, Vvil1.0 ctg.000291F_1_1, whole genome shotgun sequence genomic window carries:
- the LOC131626459 gene encoding uncharacterized protein LOC131626459: MIPSSNRVIDVGYTKMRQLHHSSPPQGAIAPFAALPPEFIFPSIYFGDGSIRRSDPLPIILSVFAGLLVILIVVGILLRKYFTVTPPPVSVNQTPLGVPVPVPMETWVSYRLQGNNETVPAP, translated from the exons ATGATTCCTTCATCAAATCGTGTTATAGACG TTGGCTACACAAAAATGAGGCAACTTCATCATTCATCACCACCTCAAg gtGCAATTGCTCCATTTGCCGCTCTCCCGCCTGAGTTCATCTTCCCTTCGATTTACTTTGGAGATGGAAGTATCCGCAGATCGGATCCATTGCCGATCATTCTATCTGTATTCGCGGGACTGTTAGTTATCCTAATAGTAGTGGGGATACTTCTAAGGAAGTATTTTACTGTAACACCACCACCAGTCTCCGTTAACCAGACCCCACTAGGAGTGCCCGTGCCCGTGCCGATGGAAACATGGGTATCGTACCGACTTCAGGGTAATAACGAAACCGTGCCTGCGCCTTAG